The Raphanus sativus cultivar WK10039 chromosome 2, ASM80110v3, whole genome shotgun sequence genome includes a region encoding these proteins:
- the LOC108842650 gene encoding protein NDL2 gives MGDSSGSVSIDMEALSLGVQEHLVETTYGPVCVAVCGDPDKPALITYPDLALNYMFCFQGLLFCPEASSLLLHNFCIYHISPLGHELGAPVISVDAPLLSADDLADQIVEVLNYFGLGAVMCMGVTAGAYILTLFAMKYRQRVLGLILVSPLCQAPSWSEWLCNKVMSNLLYYYGMCGVVKELLLKRFFSKEVRGNAQVPESDIVQECRRLLCERQSTNVWRFLEAINGRVDLSEGLRKLQCRTLIFIGESSAYHSEAVHMTTKLDRRYGALVEVQGTGSLVTEEQPQAMVIPMEYFLMGYGLYRPAYSVSPRSPLSPTRISPELLSPENMGLKLKPIKTRLSL, from the exons atggGAGATTCAAGCGGTTCTGTCTCCATTGATATGGAGGCATTGTCTCTTGGAGTACAG GAACACCTTGTGGAGACTACCTATGGCCCCGTATGTGTTGCCGTTTGTGGAGATCCAGATAAACCTGCTCTTATCACATATCCTGATCTAGCTCTTAACT ATATGTTCTGTTTTCAAGGATTATTGTTTTGTCCAGAAGCTAGTTCCTTGCTACTCCACAACTTCTGCATATATCACATAAGCCCTCTAGGCCATGAG TTGGGAGCTCCAGTGATCAGTGTTGATGCTCCTTTGCTCTCCGCTGATGACTTAGCAGACCAGATTGTTGAGGTTCTTAACTATTTTGG ACTTGGTGCAGTCATGTGTATGGGTGTCACAGCAGGAGCTTACATTCTGACTTTATTTGCT ATGAAGTACAGGCAGAGAGTTCTGGGATTAATACTCGTCTCTCCACTGTGCCAAGCGCCTTCTTGGTCAGAATGGTTGTGCAATAAG GTTATGTCTAATTTACTTTACTACTATGGCATGTGTGGAGTGGTTAAGGAATTGTTACTAAAACGGTTCTTCAGCAAG GAAGTTCGTGGTAATGCTCAAGTTCCAGAATCAGATATTGTTCAAGAATGCAGAAGA TTACTTTGCGAGCGGCAGAGTACAAATGTATGGAGATTCCTTGAGGCAATCAACGG GAGAGTGGATCTTAGCGAAGGGTTGAGGAAATTGCAATGCAGAACTTTGATATTCATCGGTGAAAGTTCTGCTTACCACTCAGAGGCCGTTCACATGACCACCAAACTAGACAGACGATACGGTGCGTTAGTCGAGGTACAAGGAACTGGGTCGTTGGTGACTGAAGAGCAGCCACAGGCGATGGTAATACCAATGGAATACTTTTTGATGGGATATGGCTTGTATCGTCCTGCGTATAGTGTAAGCCCAAGAAGTCCTTTGAGCCCAACTAGAATCTCCCCCGAGCTGCTCTCCCCTGAAAACATGGGGTTGAAGCTCAAACCGATTAAGACAAGACTCTCCTTATGA
- the LOC108842649 gene encoding K(+) efflux antiporter 6 gives MLCMYVCTKLLTIAISLFPRSSHCPFLLSLSLPNHSRRCSAMVLEGRSGSSRSFLSFELAALLLLSLFLCFSLSLSDPALSEEETVANSSVASSLNASSIVKPKEGSFADIIDRALEKEFNESDQTEVADPGSFNNSVAGQQAVLETVARVKTTKKNETKEDKRFQLHDVFNLDNDNRAEDTPTLIDRKDNVFIISNFKSKYPVLQLDLRLISDLVVVIVSATCGGIAFACAGQPVITGYLLAGSIIGPGGLNFISEMVQVETVAQFGVVFLLFALGLEFSTAKLRVVRSVAVLGGLLQILLFMFLCGITVSLCGGKHSEGVFVGAFLSMSSTAVVLKFLMEKNSTNSIHGQVTIGTLILQDCAVGLLFALLPVLGGNSGVLEGVLSMAKVVVVLLSFLAVLSILSRTCIPWLLKLMVSLSSQTNELYQLAAVAFCLLVAWCSDKLGLSLELGSFAAGVMISTTDLAEHTLEQIEPIRNLFAALFLASIGMLVNVNFLWTHVDILLASVILVIIIKTTIVTTVVKGFGYSNKTALLVGISLAQIGEFAFVLLSRASNLHLIEGKLYLLLLGTTALSLVTTPLVFKVIPAVVHLGVLLRWFSPDTSIEKGEIVRSESAKQRMILMSRQSHNS, from the exons ATGttgtgtatgtatgtatgtactAAGTTGTTGACCATTGCAATATCTCTCTTTCCCCGCTCTTCCCACTGtccctttcttctctctctctctctccctaaCCACTCGCGACGGTGTTCTGCCATGGTGCTGGAAGGAAGAAGTGGAAGTAGTAGATCTTTCCTCTCATTTGAACTAGCTGCTCTCCTCTTACTCTcactcttcctctgtttctccctctctctctctgatccTGCTCTGTCAGAGGAAGAAACCGTCGCCAACTCCTCCGTAGCATCATCTCTCAACGCTTCTTCTATTGTTAAGCCTAAGGAAGGCAGCTTCGCCGACATCATTGATCGCGCTCTCGAGAAAGAGTTCAACGAAAGCGACCAGACTGAAG TGGCTGATCCTGGAAGCTTCAACAACAGTGTTGCCGGACAGCAG GCTGTTCTGGAAACTGTAGCTAGAGTAAAGACAACAAAGAAAAACGAGACAAAAGAGGACAA GCGGTTTCAACTCCATGATGTTTTCAACTTGGACAATGATAACAGAGCTGAAGACACTCCAACTCTGATTGATCGGAAA GACAATGTCTTCATCATATCCAATTTCAAATCCAAGTATCCAGTATTGCAGCTAGACTTGAG ATTGATATCGGACTTGGTGGTTGTCATTGTATCTGCAACTTGTGGTGGTATCGCCTTTGCTTGTGCTGGACAGCCG GTGATAACTGGTTATTTGCTAGCAGGGTCTATCATCGGCCCTGGAGGTTTGAACTTCATCAGTGAGATGGTCCAG GTTGAAACAGTAGCTCAATTTGGTGTGGTGTTTCTGCTCTTTGCATTGGGTCTAGAGTTCTCTACTGCCAAG CTTCGAGTGGTTAGATCAGTTGCTGTTCTGGGAGGCCTTCTTCAAATTCTTCTTTTCATGTTCTTGTGCGGAATCACAGTGTCG TTATGTGGTGGTAAACACTCAGAGGGGGTATTTGTAGGAGCTTTTTTGTCAATGTCATCAACTGCGGTG GTGCTGAAGTTTCTCatggaaaaaaattcaactaaTTCTATTCATGGCCAAGTTACTATTGGAACCCTTATTCTTCAG GACTGTGCTGTGGGTTTGCTGTTTGCTTTGCTTCCAGTTCTTGGAGGAAACTCTGGGGTTCTTGAAGGAGTGTTGTCAATGGCAAAAGT GGTGGTTGTGCTGCTTTCGTTTTTGGCTGTTTTGTCAATATTATCACGGACATGTATTCCTTGGTTGCTGAAGCTAATGGTCAGCTTATCATCACAG ACAAATGAACTCTATCAGTTAGCCGCTGTTGCGTTTTGCCTACTCGTAGCCTGG TGTAGTGATAAGCTGGGGTTAAGTCTTGAACTAGGTTCTTTTGCCGCAGGGGTCATGATATCAACTACTGATCTCGCTGAACATACACTGGAGCAA ATAGAACCAATCCGTAACTTATTTGCTGCTCTTTTCCTAGCCAGCATTGGGATGTTGGTTAACGTCAATTTTCTTTGGACACATGTGGATATACTGTTAGCTTCTGTAATATTAGTAATCATCATAAAGACAACTATAGTTACAACAGTTGTCAAGGGATTTGGATACAGCAACAAAACTGCTCTTCTG GTTGGTATATCTTTGGCTCAGATAGGGGAGTTTGCATTTGTACTACTTAGCCGTGCCTCCAATCTCCACCTGATCGAG GGCAAACTCTACTTGCTTCTCCTGGGGACAACCGCACTTAGCCTG GTTACAACACCTCTGGTTTTCAAAGTGATACCAGCGGTTGTGCATCTTGGAGTACTGTTAAGGTGGTTTTCTCCAGACACTTCTATTGAG AAAGGAGAGATAGTAAGATCAGAAAGTGCTAAGCAACGGATGATACTGATGTCACGCCAATCCCACAACTCATAA
- the LOC108842930 gene encoding S-protein homolog 13, with protein sequence KQNLFKRAMGLDFEIGSKSRLATAFTWCLLIASACVPTTTSAARFEVRNEIAKYPGRNRQLSIRCSSINNDLDFQKLKPGESKSWSFKAVYIKIPFIYTYFQCTFYTAFCSPDGQTETVFAGERKFRWQCDDQEEECIWVAKREGLYLRRITRDDKGQRLYEDKLRVAWIGGTNYFPIGD encoded by the coding sequence aaacagaactTATTCAAGAGAGCTATGGGGTTAGATTTCGAGATCGGATCCAAGTCCCGATTAGCCACCGCATTCACGTGGTGTCTTCTCATTGCATCAGCCTGTGTTCCAACCACCACATCAGCAGCCCGGTTCGAGGTAAGAAATGAGATCGCCAAATACCCAGGACGAAACCGACAGCTCTCGATTAGATGTTCGTCAATTAACAACGATCTAGACTTCCAAAAGCTCAAACCGGGAGAATCCAAAAGCTGGTCGTTCAAGGCAGTATACATCAAGATACCGTTCATCTACACGTACTTTCAGTGCACCTTCTACACCGCTTTTTGCTCGCCTGATGGTCAGACCGAAACTGTTTTTGCTGGGGAGAGAAAATTCAGGTGGCAATGCGATGATCAGGAGGAAGAGTGCATTTGGGTGGCGAAGAGAGAAGGGTTGTATCTAAGGAGGATCACAAGGGATGATAAAGGCCAAAGGCTTTATGAAGACAAATTGAGAGTGGCTTGGATTGGTGGTACTAACTACTTCCCGATTGGTGATTAG
- the LOC108839277 gene encoding uncharacterized protein LOC108839277, with protein sequence MHFCASGRNRIFKQETAEKMKTLIIWCLVSQAIILAGNSAAGVDFSILIKNGMYNFKKPAVFYHCRSSKKDLGWHKSLPSSEFRWSFQVPKFGIGVMIHNCEFRSRLGTANIEIETLSTTAILCGGHKCKYAIRRNGIYFIGYELYYPFGGIVELSRPVEKLIEPWTPWSPHQLRDLNRSKQNHS encoded by the exons aTGCATTTCTGTGCATCTGGAAGGAAT AGGATCTTTAAACAAGAAACGGCTGAAAAAATGAAAACCCTAATAATATGGTGCCTTGTCTCTCAAGCAATCATTCTAGCGGGAAACTCAGCCGCCGGAGTTGATTTTTCCATACTAATAAAAAACGGAATGTACAACTTCAAAAAACCTGCGGTTTTCTACCATTGTCGATCCTCAAAGAAAGACCTCGGATGGCACAAATCGCTTCCATCTTCCGAGTTTCGTTGGAGTTTCCAAGTTCCTAAGTTTGGTATCGGCGTGATGATCCACAACTGTGAGTTCAGGTCGAGGCTAGGAACAGCTAATATTGAGATCGAGACGTTGTCTACTACGGCTATTCTATGCGGCGGGCATAAATGCAAATACGCGATTAGACGTAATGGGATTTATTTCATTGGTTATGAGTTGTATTATCCCTTTGGAGGGATTGTTGAGCTGTCTAGGCCCGTCGAAAAGCTGATTGAGCCATGGACGCCTTGGTCACCGCATCAATTGAGAGATTTGAACCGTAGTAAGCAGAACCATTCTTGA
- the LOC108842931 gene encoding probable serine/threonine-protein kinase SIS8 encodes MSKMKHLLRKLHIGGSSGGFGDHHRLDDTTNRPTIIDPSPIPSSSPSPASTSSVSSSSGFGTASSAMPARLEPFEPPPGRDLAAGDGVDFNLMEEEYQVQLAMAISVSDPDPRENADTAQLDAAKRISLGVSAAPVTNADSAVDFLSLRYWGHKVINYDQKVRDGFYDVYGITSNSLSQGKMPLLVDLQAISISDNVDYEVILVNRLIDPELQELERRASALSLECPDFARGQVSSVLTQKIANIVVEQMGGRVENADEALRRWMHRSYELRNSLSTTVIPLGRVNFGLARHRALLFKVLADRINLPCMLVKGSYYTGTDDGAVNLIKLDDKSEYIIDLMGAPGALIPAEVPTSFLPVACTDTRVFPDDLLQHACPVLEKETETPAFSVLEETETRPSGMVANLFTGNHEENSDRFAVEKHQTERFEHDFGKLMQTQQISGENLPPFSGKPTSAQKVKVKNVSKYVISAAKNPEFAQKLHAVLLESGASPPPDLFMDVNPQNLREESLLLEFRQESSSSVNPAVPCYPEKVGVQLAEQIRESERSPRALQLPSVCTSAETYQQPGEVNCLMERNFDVDNMGKVSSPEKMEISTADGEPSVCDRHDQGINPFLGEAAKWEIMWEDLQIGERIGIGSYGEVYRAEWNGTEVAVKKFLDQDFSGDALTQFKSEIEIMLRLRHPNVVLFMGAVTRPPNFSILTEFLPRGSLYRLLHRPNHQLDEKRRMRMALDVAKGMNYLHTSHPTVVHRDLKSPNLLVDKNWVVKVCDFGLSRMKHHTYLSSKSTAGTPEWMAPEVLRNEPANEKCDVYSFGVILWELATSRIPWKGLNPMQVVGAVGFQNRRLEIPDDIDPTVAQIIRDCWQMEPHLRPSFTQLMRSLKRLQGLNISNRGNTLGNTSESLM; translated from the exons ATGTCGAAGATGAAGCATCTTCTACGGAAGCTCCACATCGGGGGAAGCAGCGGCGGATTCGGAGACCACCACAGGCTAGACGATACGACTAATAGACCGACGATCATCGATCCCAGCCCTATTCCCAGCTCCAGCCCTAGCCCCGCCTCCACTTCCTCCGTCTCCTCTTCGTCAGGTTTCGGCACCGCCTCCTCCGCAATGCCTGCGAGGCTGGAACCGTTTGAGCCGCCGCCGGGGCGTGATCTGGCGGCTGGAGACGGCGTCGATTTCAATCTGATGGAGGAGGAGTACCAGGTCCAGTTAGCTATGGCGATCAGCGTGTCCGATCCTGATCCGAGAGAGAATGCTGATACGGCTCAGCTCGACGCAGCTAAGAGGATTAGCCTTGGCGTTTCGGCTGCTCCGGTCACCAACGCAGATTCCGCCGTTGACTTTCTGTCGCTCCGTTATTGG GGACATAAGGTTATTAACTATGACCAGAAAGTGAGGGATGGTTTCTACGATGTGTATGGGATTACATCAAATTCTCTTTCACAGGGGAAGATGCCACTTCTCGTGGATCTTCAAGCGATTTCCATTTCGGACAATGTTGATTACGAGGTCATTTTGGTGAACCGATTGATTGATCCCGAGCTTCAGGAGCTGGAGAGGAGAGCATCCGCTTTGTCTTTGGAATGTCCAGATTTTGCTCGTGGTCAGGTGTCAAGTGTCTTAACTCAGAAAATTGCAAATATAGTTGTGGAGCAGATGGGTGGCCGCGTCGAAAATGCTGATGAAGCACTGAGAAGGTGGATGCATCGGAGCTATGAGCTAAGGAACTCTTTGAGCACTACTGTTATTCCACTTGGACGAGTTAATTTTGGTCTTGCACGTCACAGGGCTTTGCTTTTCAAG GTGCTTGCTGATAGGATTAATCTCCCGTGTATGCTGGTAAAAGGCAGCTATTACACTGGAACTGATGATGGGGCTGTGAATTTGATTAAACTAGATGACAAAAG TGAATACATTATTGATTTAATGGGGGCTCCGGGTGCTCTAATTCCTGCCGAGGTTCCAACCAGTTTTCTTCCAGTTGCTTGCACCGACACGAGAGTATTTCCTGATGATCTGTTGCAACATGCTTGCCCTGTACTTGAGAAAGAAACTGAAACGCCAGCATTTTCAGTTCTCGAGGAAACAGAAACCAGACCTTCCGGTATGGTGGCTAACTTATTCACTGGAAACCATGAAGAAAACAGTGACAGATTCGCTGTTGAAAAACATCAAACGGAGAGGTTTGAGCATGACTTTGGAAAGCTGATGCAAACACAGCAGATATCTGGTGAAAACTTGCCGCCATTTTCTGGGAAACCGACAAGTGCACAGAAAGTTAAAGTTAAGAACGTCTCGAAATATGTCATAAGTGCAGCAAAGAACCCTGAGTTCGCGCAGAAATTACATGCTGTCTTGTTAGAAAGTGGTGCATCACCTCCCCCAGATTTGTTTATGGATGTCAATCCACAGAACTTGAGGGAGGAGAGTCTGCTTCTAGAATTTCGGCAAGAAAGTAGCAGTTCTGTGAATCCTGCTGTTCCATGCTACCCAGAAAAG GTCGGAGTTCAATTAGCTGAACAAATTAGAGAATCTGAAAGGAGCCCCAGAGCACTGCAACTACCATCTGTTTGTACCTCAG CTGAGACTTACCAACAACCAGGGGAGGTAAATTGCTTGATGGAGAGAAACTTTGATGTGGATAATATGGGCAAAGTTTCTTCACCGGAAAAGATGGAGATCAGCACTGCTGATGGGGAGCCCTCTGTCTGTGATAGACATGACCAAGGAATTAATCCATTTCTCGGCGAGGCTGCAAAATGGGAAATTATGTGGGAAGATCTTCAGATTGGCGAGCGGATTGGTATTG GTTCATATGGAGAAGTTTACCGTGCAGAGTGGAATGGAACT GAAGTGGCTGTTAAGAAGTTTTTGGATCAAGATTTCTCTGGTGATGCATTGACACAGTTCAAATCTGAA ATTGAAATAATGTTGAGGTTGCGGCATCCAAACGTTGTCCTTTTCATGGGAGCAGTTACTCGGCCTCCTAATTTCTCCATCCTGACAGAGTTCCTACCCAG GGGGAGTTTGTATAGATTGCTCCATCGACCAAATCATCAGCTTGATGAGAAGAGACGAATGCGGATGGCACTTGATGTG GCAAAGGGTATGAACTATTTGCACACCAGCCACCCAACCGTTGTACATAGGGACTTAAAATCACCGAACCTTCTTGTTGATAAAAATTGGGTCGTCAAGGTTTGCGACTTTGGATTGTCACGCATGAAACACCACACTTATTTGTCTTCAAAATCAACTGCAGGAACG CCCGAGTGGATGGCTCCAGAAGTGTTGAGGAATGAACCAGCTAATGAGAA ATGTGACGTGTACAGCTTTGGTGTTATATTGTGGGAACTAGCTACTTCACGCATACCTTGGAAAGGTTTAAACCCGATGCAAGTCGTTGGAGCTGTGGGATTCCAGAATCGACGCCTTGAAATCCCAGATGATATTGATCCAACCGTTGCACAGATAATCCGTGATTGTTGGCAAAT GGAACCGCATTTACGGCCATCATTTACACAACTGATGCGAAGTCTGAAGCGGCTTCAGGGACTAAACATAAGCAACAGAGGGAACACACTGGGGAACACAAGTGAAAGTTTGATGTAA
- the LOC108818221 gene encoding NDR1/HIN1-like protein 6: MTDRVFPASKPATATNGVPSAPPPAPSAVNGNGTANGTANQKPQVYIPANRPVYRPQPYSRRHHHQSRPSCRRVCCCCCFWSILIFLLLALMAAIAATAVYVIYRPRPPSFSVPSLRISRVNLTTSSDTSVSHLSSFFNFTLLSENPNGHLTFSYAPFTVAVKSAKSGETVANGTVPAFFSDNKNKTTFRGVIATSTSARELDPEEARRLKSDLARARVGLEIEMRTKVKMQMGKVKSEGVEIKVTCRGFEGTVPKGKTPTVATSKRTKCKSDLSVKVWKWSF; this comes from the coding sequence ATGACTGACCGAGTCTTCCCAGCTTCCAAGCCAGCAACCGCCACTAACGGAGTCCCATCAGCACCTCCTCCGGCTCCCTCTGCAGTTAACGGTAACGGAACAGCAAACGGTACAGCTAACCAGAAACCTCAAGTCTACATTCCGGCAAACCGGCCGGTTTACCGTCCGCAGCCTTACAGccgccgccaccaccaccaatCTCGGCCAAGCTGCCGACGagtctgctgctgctgctgcttctggTCGATactcatcttcctcctcctcgcTCTCATGGCGGCGATCGCCGCCACCGCCGTCTACGTGATCTACCGCCCTCGTCCTCCGTCGTTCTCCGTCCCGTCGCTTCGGATCAGCCGCGTTAACCTCACCACCTCCTCGGACACCTCCGTCTCCCACCTCTCCTCCTTCTTCAACTTCACTCTGCTCTCGGAGAATCCCAACGGCCACCTCACCTTCTCCTACGCTCCCTTCACCGTCGCCGTCAAGTCGGCCAAGTCCGGCGAGACGGTGGCGAACGGGACGGTTCCGGCTTTCTTCAGCGATAACAAGAACAAGACGACGTTTCGGGGGGTTATCGCGACGTCTACGTCGGCGCGTGAGCTGGATCCGGAGGAAGCTCGGCGTCTGAAGTCGGATCTGGCGCGGGCGCGCGTGGGGTTGGAGATAGAGATGAGGACGAAGGTGAAGATGCAAATGGGGAAGGTGAAGAGCGAAGGAGTTGAGATCAAAGTGACGTGTCGAGGATTCGAAGGGACAGTGCCCAAAGGTAAAACTCCGACCGTAGCAACGTCGAAGAGAACTAAGTGTAAGTCTGATCTTAGCGTCAAGGTCTGGAAATggagtttttaa
- the LOC108818205 gene encoding subtilisin-like protease SBT3.11 — MNSQVSWWVFGVISVVLILNLEYTVVQGGASEETKIHIVYLGEREHNDPELVTASHLRMLESLLGSKKDASEFMVHSYRHGFSGFAAHLTDSQAKKIAEHPDVVQMSPNTFYEPQTTRTFEYLGLSPSSPKGLLHDANMGEDVIIGILDSGVWPESPSFSDKGLGPIPKRWKGTCVDGENFDSKKHCNKKLIGARYYMDSLFKNNQTDSGILGREYMSAREVFPHGSHVASTAAGAYVPNVSDNGLGMGTARGGAPKARIAMYKVCWQTEDGSCATADILKAMDDAIADGVDVISISLGRAIPIISEIDVNNVFSYGAFHAVSKGITVLMAAGNFGPDAYSVQNIAPWIITVAATSLDRWFPTPLTLGNNVTLWARTPSANPEVQAELIYVDSSKKMTSEAEGKMVLGFITAENGETANDFINQQIAVQAAGVILADRRNDIMTVSIGMIYISIDYQQGTTILNYIKSTSKPTLKVSPSITLTGPVVATKVADFSSRGPNSVSPCVLKPDIAAPGVSIVAACTPEKMNYENGFTAMSGTSMAAPAVAGVVALLKAVHPDWSPAMLKSALITTASSTDPYGEPIFSEGLSRKLADPFDFGGGLVNPDKAANPGLVYDADAQDYIRFLCASNYDEMSITKISKQTIKCPSPRPSMLDLNLPSITIPYLKEDVTLTRTVTNVGPVNSVYKLILQPPMGVKISVRPKRLVFNSRVKKLSYQVTVSTTHKANSIYFFGSLIWTDGSHNVTIPLSIRTQMLTYFDQ, encoded by the exons ATGAATTCTCAAGTCTCATGGTGGGTTTTTGGGGTGATTAGTGTTGTGTTGATTCTCAACTTGGAGTATACTGTTGTGCAAGGAGGAGCCTCTGAGGAGACTAAG ATCCACATAGTGTACCTTGGTGAAAGAGAGCATAATGACCCGGAGCTTGTAACTGCCTCGCATCTCCGCATGTTAGAATCATTACTTGGAAG CAAAAAAGATGCGAGTGAGTTCATGGTTCATAGTTATCGACATGGTTTCTCAGGCTTTGCCGCCCATCTTACGGATTCTCAAGCGAAAAAGATCGCAG AGCATCCGGATGTAGTTCAAATGTCACCCAATACTTTCTACGAGCCTCAAACAACAAGGACATTTGAGTACTTGGGGCTTTCTCCAAGCTCTCCTAAAGGACTTCTTCATGATGCCAATATGGGTGAGGATGTCATCATCGGCATCTTGGACTCAG GCGTGTGGCCAGAGTCGCCATCGTTTAGTGACAAAGGTTTAGGGCCGATCCCGAAACGATGGAAAGGAACGTGTGTGGACGGTGAAAATTTCGACTCGAAGAAGCATTGCAACAAGAAGCTGATAGGAGCAAGGTATTACATGGACAGCCTCTTCAAAAACAACCAAACGGACAGCGGAATACTAGGCAGAGAATACATGTCAGCGAGAGAAGTCTTCCCTCACGGATCCCATGTCGCCTCCACAGCAGCAGGAGCCTACGTCCCAAATGTGAGTGACAACGGGCTTGGAATGGGCACAGCGAGAGGAGGGGCACCTAAAGCACGTATCGCCATGTACAAAGTGTGTTGGCAAACAGAAGATGGCTCATGCGCCACCGCGGACATACTAAAGGCTATGGACGATGCCATAGCCGACGGGGTGGACGTGATATCAATTTCTTTAGGAAGGGCGATCCCTATAATCAGTGAAATCGACGTCAATAATGTGTTCTCGTATGGAGCGTTCCACGCGGTCTCCAAGGGCATTACAGTGCTCATGGCAGCCGGTAACTTTGGACCCGATGCTTACTCCGTCCAGAACATAGCTCCATGGATAATAACAGTGGCTGCCACCAGTCTTGACCGGTGGTTTCCCACACCTTTGACACTAGGAAACAATGTGACATTAtgg GCACGAACCCCATCAGCGAATCCTGAAGTCCAAGCAGAACTCATATACGTAGACAGCTCAAAGAAGATGACCAGTGAAGCAGAAGGAAAAATGGTGCTAGGTTTTATAACTGCTGAAAATGGAGAGACTgcaaatgattttataaatcaacAAATAGCCGTTCAGGCGGCAGGTGTAATCCTTGCCGATAGAAGAAATGATATAATGACAGTTTCAATAGGTATGATTTACATCAGCATCGACTATCAGCAAGGGACTACAATTTTGAACTACATAAAATCCACCAG TAAGCCGACCTTAAAAGTCAGTCCTTCAATCACACTCACTGGACCAGTTGTAGCTACTAAAGTTGCTGATTTCTCCAGCAGAGGACCCAATTCTGTATCTCCATGTGTTCTCAAG CCTGATATTGCAGCACCAGGTGTGTCCATAGTGGCAGCGTGTACCCCGGAAAAAATGAACTACGAGAACGGATTCACGGCTATGTCTGGTACTTCAATGGCAGCACCTGCGGTTGCCGGTGTGGTTGCTCTACTCAAAGCTGTGCATCCTGATTGGTCTCCTGCCATGCTTAAATCAGCCCTCATCACTACAg CTTCGTCAACGGATCCCTATGGAGAACCTATCTTCTCAGAGGGATTATCACGGAAACTAGCTGACCCTTTTGATTTCGGGGGAGGATTGGTGAATCCAGACAAAGCAGCAAACCCTGGTCTTGTCTATGATGCAGACGCACAAGACTACATTCGTTTTCTATGTGCTTCTAATTATGACGAGATGTCCATCACCAAAATATCAAAGCAAACAATCAAATGTCCGAGTCCAAGGCCGTCTATGCTCGATCTCAATTTGCCGTCTATCACCATTCCATACCTCAAGGAAGATGTGACTCTCACCAGAACCGTCACTAACGTTGGACCTGTCAACTCCGTATATAAACTCATCCTTCAGCCTCCTATGGGTGTCAAAATCTCCGTCAGGCCCAAGAGATTGGTCTTTAACTCCAGAGTTAAGAAACTCAGCTACCAAGTCACTGTCTCCACAACTCACAAAGCCAATTCTATTTACTTTTTTGGGAGTTTGATTTGGACGGATGGCTCTCACAACGTCACTATCCCATTATCTATCAGGACACAAATGTTGACGTATTTTGACCAATAA